From a single Flavobacterium sp. genomic region:
- a CDS encoding M3 family metallopeptidase, translating to MQLFSKKFTTKHNTAPFGKIILSEYKESFEKTIELARTEIDNIVNNPEKPTFSNTIEALDYSGEQLDRLSSIFFNLNSAETCDEMQKIAQEVSPLLTAFSNDIALNEELFKRVKAVYDQKDTLTLTTEQATLLDKKFKGFSRNGALLNEEDKLKLREIDTELAKVKLTFGENVLAETNNYQLHITNEADLKGLPDGAKEMAASLAKSKNLEGWVFTLDFPSYLPFVTYVENRELRKEIAIAAGKKSFQDNEFDNKENVKRIVELRHKRANLLGYQSHSHFVLEERMAQNPEKVQSFLNDLLEKAKPAAHKEFAELTAFAKELDGIDQLEKWDGAYYSEKLKQKLFSLDDELLKPYFKLENVLNGAFTIAEKLFGITFKEVFDIDKYHDDVQTFEVLDFEGNLVAIFYSDFFPRKGKRNGAWMTSYKPQYIKEGINERPHVSIVCNFTPPTETKPSLLTFNEVTTLFHEFGHALHGMLANTTYPSLSGTSVYWDFVELPSQVMENWCYEPEALALFAKHYETGEIIPQQYVEKIKESASFLEGMATLRQLSFGILDMTYHGKSQTIDDVKAFEKQAMEGISLYPDVAENCMSTSFSHIFQGGYSSGYYSYKWAEVLDADAFAYFQEKGIFNKEVATKFKDNVLSKGGTELPMELYKKFRGQEPKVEALLKRAGLL from the coding sequence ATGCAACTTTTTTCAAAAAAATTTACAACAAAGCACAATACAGCACCTTTCGGTAAGATAATTCTTTCAGAGTACAAAGAATCTTTTGAAAAAACTATCGAACTAGCTCGTACTGAAATTGATAACATTGTCAACAACCCTGAAAAACCTACTTTTTCAAACACAATTGAAGCATTAGATTATTCAGGAGAGCAATTAGATCGATTGTCTTCTATATTCTTTAATTTGAATTCGGCTGAAACTTGCGATGAAATGCAAAAAATCGCACAAGAAGTTTCGCCATTACTAACAGCCTTTAGTAACGATATCGCATTGAATGAAGAGTTGTTCAAAAGAGTAAAAGCCGTTTATGATCAAAAAGATACATTGACATTAACGACTGAACAAGCTACATTATTAGACAAAAAATTCAAAGGATTTTCTAGAAATGGAGCGTTGCTTAATGAAGAAGACAAATTAAAATTACGCGAAATTGATACCGAATTAGCCAAAGTCAAACTTACTTTCGGTGAAAATGTTTTGGCGGAAACCAATAATTATCAATTACATATTACCAATGAAGCCGATTTAAAAGGTTTGCCTGATGGCGCTAAAGAAATGGCGGCGAGTTTGGCAAAATCGAAAAATTTGGAAGGTTGGGTTTTTACTTTAGATTTCCCAAGTTATTTGCCTTTTGTAACGTATGTTGAAAATCGTGAATTACGAAAAGAAATCGCAATCGCTGCTGGAAAAAAATCGTTTCAAGATAATGAATTCGATAATAAAGAAAACGTAAAACGCATTGTAGAATTACGTCACAAACGTGCGAATTTATTAGGCTACCAATCGCATTCGCATTTTGTTTTGGAAGAACGAATGGCGCAAAATCCAGAAAAAGTACAATCGTTTTTGAATGATTTATTGGAAAAAGCAAAACCAGCAGCTCATAAAGAATTTGCTGAATTAACAGCTTTCGCAAAAGAATTAGACGGAATTGACCAATTAGAAAAATGGGATGGCGCGTATTATTCGGAAAAATTGAAACAAAAATTATTCAGTTTGGATGATGAATTGTTGAAACCGTATTTCAAATTAGAAAATGTATTAAATGGTGCTTTTACGATTGCAGAAAAGTTATTCGGAATAACCTTCAAAGAAGTTTTTGATATTGATAAATACCACGATGATGTTCAAACTTTTGAAGTGTTGGATTTCGAAGGAAATTTGGTTGCTATTTTCTATTCAGATTTTTTTCCGAGGAAAGGAAAACGAAACGGTGCTTGGATGACATCCTACAAACCACAATATATTAAGGAAGGAATCAACGAAAGACCTCATGTTTCTATCGTTTGTAATTTCACACCACCAACCGAAACAAAACCTTCGTTATTGACTTTTAACGAAGTAACGACATTGTTTCATGAGTTTGGACACGCATTGCATGGCATGTTAGCGAATACAACTTATCCAAGTTTGTCGGGAACTTCGGTGTATTGGGATTTTGTGGAATTACCAAGCCAAGTGATGGAAAACTGGTGTTACGAACCAGAAGCGTTAGCTTTGTTTGCCAAACATTATGAAACAGGCGAAATTATTCCGCAACAATATGTAGAAAAAATCAAAGAAAGCGCGAGTTTCTTAGAAGGAATGGCTACGTTACGTCAATTGAGTTTCGGAATTTTAGACATGACGTATCATGGAAAATCGCAAACTATTGACGATGTAAAAGCTTTTGAAAAACAAGCAATGGAAGGCATAAGCTTATATCCAGACGTAGCCGAAAATTGCATGAGTACGTCGTTTTCGCATATTTTTCAAGGCGGTTATTCTTCAGGATATTACAGCTACAAATGGGCGGAAGTTTTAGATGCTGATGCGTTTGCGTATTTCCAAGAAAAAGGCATTTTCAATAAAGAAGTAGCTACCAAATTCAAAGACAACGTACTTTCAAAAGGTGGTACCGAATTACCAATGGAATTGTATAAAAAATTCAGAGGTCAGGAACCAAAAGTGGAAGCTTTGTTGAAAAGGGCAGGGCTTTTGTAA
- the purE gene encoding 5-(carboxyamino)imidazole ribonucleotide mutase has protein sequence MSKVAIIMGSISDMPVMQEAIDILKGFDIETEVDIVSAHRTPEKLFDFSKNAHERGISVIIAGAGGAAHLPGMVASMSPLPVIGVPVKSSNSIDGWDSVLSILQMPGGVPVATVALNGAKNAGILAAQIIGSADKCVLDKIIAYKEGLKQAVLKASEGLK, from the coding sequence ATGAGCAAAGTAGCAATAATAATGGGAAGCATTTCGGATATGCCAGTAATGCAAGAAGCCATCGACATATTAAAAGGATTTGATATTGAAACCGAAGTAGATATTGTTTCGGCACACCGTACACCTGAAAAATTATTTGATTTCAGTAAAAACGCACACGAAAGAGGTATTTCAGTAATTATTGCTGGTGCTGGTGGTGCGGCTCATTTACCTGGAATGGTTGCTTCTATGTCGCCACTTCCTGTAATTGGAGTTCCTGTAAAATCAAGTAATTCTATTGATGGATGGGATTCGGTTTTATCAATTTTACAAATGCCTGGGGGAGTTCCTGTGGCAACTGTTGCATTAAACGGAGCTAAAAATGCTGGAATCTTAGCCGCACAAATTATCGGAAGTGCTGATAAATGTGTTTTAGACAAAATTATCGCTTATAAAGAAGGTTTGAAACAAGCGGTTTTAAAAGCCTCGGAAGGATTGAAATAA
- a CDS encoding 5-(carboxyamino)imidazole ribonucleotide synthase produces MNYFSSDFKLGILGGGQLGKMLLTETRKFDIQTLVLEPSEEAPARYSCNGFYKGSLMDFDTVYQFGKMVNLLTIEIENVNLDALDKLEEEGLPIYPSPKTLRLIQNKGKQKDYYVSNDIPTSPHQRFVDLSDLRNALAKDELEFPFVWKCAQFGYDGNGVKICRSALDLVKLPDVECIAEEMVPFKNELAVIVARSVSGEVKTYPVVEMEFHPEANQVEYVICPARIDEKVAQKATDIALKVSEAFNHVGLLAVEMFQTADDEILVNEVAPRPHNSGHYSIEASYTSQFENHLRAILNLPLGNTDSKVAGIMVNLVGEEGYSGQVVYENIEKIMAIDGVTAHIYGKRETRPFRKMGHVTIVNENMTAARKIAEEVKNSIRVISVKSQ; encoded by the coding sequence ATGAATTATTTTTCTTCTGATTTTAAATTAGGAATTTTAGGAGGAGGTCAATTAGGAAAAATGCTTTTGACCGAAACACGAAAATTCGATATTCAAACTTTAGTTTTAGAACCAAGCGAAGAAGCTCCAGCACGATACAGTTGCAACGGATTTTACAAAGGCAGTTTAATGGATTTTGATACGGTTTACCAATTTGGGAAAATGGTCAATTTGTTGACTATCGAAATTGAGAATGTAAATTTAGATGCTTTAGATAAATTAGAAGAAGAAGGATTACCGATTTACCCTTCCCCAAAAACCTTACGTTTGATTCAAAACAAAGGAAAACAAAAAGATTATTACGTTTCAAACGATATTCCTACTTCGCCACACCAACGCTTTGTTGATTTAAGCGACTTAAGAAATGCTTTAGCAAAAGACGAATTAGAATTTCCATTTGTGTGGAAATGTGCGCAATTTGGCTATGATGGAAATGGCGTTAAAATTTGTCGTTCTGCATTAGACTTGGTAAAATTACCCGATGTAGAATGCATTGCTGAAGAAATGGTTCCGTTCAAAAATGAATTAGCAGTAATTGTAGCGCGTTCCGTTTCTGGAGAAGTGAAAACCTATCCAGTTGTAGAAATGGAATTTCATCCAGAAGCCAATCAAGTAGAATATGTAATTTGTCCTGCTCGAATTGATGAAAAAGTAGCGCAAAAAGCTACAGACATTGCTTTAAAAGTTTCGGAAGCTTTTAATCATGTTGGTTTGTTAGCTGTAGAAATGTTCCAAACAGCAGACGATGAAATTTTGGTAAACGAAGTCGCTCCTCGCCCACATAATTCTGGACATTATTCGATTGAAGCGAGTTATACTTCGCAATTCGAAAATCATTTACGTGCTATTTTAAACTTACCTTTAGGAAACACCGATAGCAAAGTTGCCGGAATTATGGTAAATTTGGTAGGTGAAGAAGGGTATTCTGGACAAGTAGTTTACGAAAACATAGAAAAAATCATGGCAATTGATGGTGTAACAGCACATATTTACGGAAAAAGAGAAACAAGACCTTTCCGAAAAATGGGACACGTTACCATTGTAAATGAAAATATGACGGCAGCAAGAAAAATTGCAGAGGAAGTGAAGAATTCTATAAGAGTAATCAGTGTTAAGTCACAGTAA
- the hpt gene encoding hypoxanthine phosphoribosyltransferase — MIQLHDKKFEVFISGEEINFAIENMAKQIEDDFCDDVPVFIGVLNGSFMVVADLLKKYSHNCEVSFVKMASYEGTQTTNEVKQLIGVNQNLEGRSVVIVEDIVDTGNTIEELKAILKQHNVKHFKIATLFLKPEAYKKDIKLDYVGIRIPNKFIVGYGLDYDGLGRNLKDVYQLSE; from the coding sequence GTGATACAACTACACGATAAAAAATTTGAAGTTTTTATTTCGGGAGAAGAAATTAACTTCGCCATAGAAAACATGGCTAAACAAATTGAAGACGATTTTTGCGATGATGTGCCTGTTTTTATTGGAGTTTTGAATGGCTCTTTTATGGTTGTGGCCGATTTGCTAAAAAAATACAGTCACAATTGCGAAGTTTCATTCGTAAAAATGGCTTCGTATGAAGGAACGCAAACTACAAACGAAGTGAAACAATTAATAGGAGTAAACCAAAATCTTGAAGGTCGTTCTGTAGTTATTGTGGAAGATATTGTAGATACAGGAAATACGATTGAAGAATTAAAAGCAATTTTAAAACAACACAACGTGAAACATTTTAAAATTGCAACTTTATTTTTAAAGCCAGAAGCTTATAAAAAAGACATCAAATTAGATTATGTAGGGATTCGAATTCCAAACAAATTTATTGTAGGATATGGTTTGGACTATGATGGTTTAGGAAGAAATTTAAAAGACGTATACCAATTATCTGAGTAA
- a CDS encoding adenylate kinase: MINIVLFGKPGAGKGTQADFLKHKYNLVHLSTGDIFRFNIKNDTDLGRLAKTFMDKGDLVPDEVTIKMLQSEVDKNPQAAGFLFDGFPRTIAQAEALDKFLEGKNQEITATVALEANDEILVQRLLERGKTSGRPDDQDEEKIRNRYQEYNEKTAPLMDYYKSQHKFHAVDGIGAIDEVTERLSLVLDTFQ; this comes from the coding sequence ATGATCAATATCGTATTATTTGGTAAGCCAGGAGCAGGGAAAGGAACGCAAGCCGATTTTTTAAAACACAAATACAATTTAGTACATTTATCTACTGGAGATATTTTTAGATTTAATATTAAAAATGATACTGATTTAGGAAGATTAGCTAAAACTTTTATGGATAAAGGAGATTTAGTACCTGATGAAGTAACTATTAAAATGTTGCAAAGCGAAGTGGATAAAAATCCACAAGCTGCAGGTTTTTTATTTGATGGTTTTCCAAGAACTATTGCACAAGCTGAAGCTTTAGATAAGTTTTTAGAAGGTAAAAATCAAGAAATTACAGCTACAGTTGCTTTGGAAGCGAATGATGAAATCTTAGTGCAACGTTTGTTAGAAAGAGGAAAAACTTCAGGAAGACCCGACGATCAAGATGAAGAAAAAATCAGAAATCGTTACCAAGAATACAACGAAAAAACGGCGCCTCTAATGGATTATTACAAATCGCAACACAAATTTCATGCAGTGGATGGTATTGGTGCTATTGATGAAGTAACCGAAAGATTGAGTTTAGTTTTAGATACGTTTCAATAA